From Rhodococcus sp. B7740, one genomic window encodes:
- a CDS encoding MarR family winged helix-turn-helix transcriptional regulator, translating into MTRVTAELAIGPGGDPQWLDTAEMKAWRAYMDGGQRLMGVLNKDLQDRHDLSMAEYRILVMLSESIDGSIRMSELADGVLSSRSRLTHQIRRMELQDMVTRSTCVNDGRGVLAVITEEGRRRLAEAAPTHVRSVRRHLIDILSPHELEVLGDIFEKVDAAMDASGSTPRR; encoded by the coding sequence GCTCGACACTGCGGAAATGAAAGCATGGCGCGCCTATATGGACGGCGGGCAACGATTGATGGGGGTATTGAACAAGGATCTGCAGGATCGCCACGACCTGTCGATGGCGGAATACCGAATCCTGGTGATGTTGTCGGAATCGATCGACGGCTCCATCAGAATGAGTGAGCTGGCCGATGGCGTCCTGTCCTCGAGAAGTCGCCTGACGCATCAGATCAGGCGAATGGAACTCCAGGACATGGTGACTCGCAGTACCTGCGTCAACGACGGCAGAGGCGTGCTCGCGGTGATCACCGAGGAAGGCCGTCGGCGATTGGCGGAGGCGGCACCGACCCACGTCCGCAGCGTCCGTCGGCACCTCATCGACATTCTCTCGCCCCACGAACTCGAGGTGCTCGGAGACATCTTCGAGAAGGTCGACGCCGCGATGGACGCGTCCGGTTCCACACCGCGACGATGA
- a CDS encoding formate/nitrite transporter family protein encodes MSEQARRNDGDNEGPLEEELEDSFDAVVEEGAERLHRTVRTVLITGLFGGLEVSLGVMAYLAVLDETGSHLLAGLAFGIGLVAIYLAHGELFTEDFLMPIAAVVARNGTPLQLARLWIGTLLANLLGGWLVMWLIAHAFPQWQKVLSESAQHFVHAPLDLRSVCLAVLGGSTITLLTRMQQGTTSDVARIIAAMGAGFLLAGLQMFHSILDSLLIFGAIHAGADVSYREWIDWFGYTVLFNIIGGVVLVTALRLVRTKELVKTERHRNSE; translated from the coding sequence ATGAGTGAACAAGCGCGGCGCAACGACGGCGACAACGAGGGGCCTCTGGAAGAGGAGCTCGAGGACAGTTTCGACGCTGTCGTCGAGGAAGGTGCAGAGCGCTTGCATCGCACCGTGCGTACGGTCCTGATCACAGGATTGTTCGGCGGGCTCGAAGTTTCCCTGGGTGTGATGGCGTATCTGGCTGTGCTGGACGAGACCGGCAGCCATCTGCTGGCAGGTCTGGCGTTCGGCATCGGCCTGGTGGCCATCTACCTGGCACACGGTGAGCTGTTCACCGAGGACTTCTTGATGCCGATCGCCGCGGTGGTGGCCCGCAACGGAACTCCGCTGCAGCTCGCGAGGCTGTGGATCGGCACGCTGCTGGCGAATCTGCTGGGTGGTTGGCTCGTGATGTGGTTGATAGCGCACGCATTTCCGCAGTGGCAGAAGGTGTTGTCCGAATCCGCGCAGCATTTCGTTCACGCACCGCTCGATCTTCGGTCGGTCTGTTTGGCGGTTCTCGGTGGCAGCACGATAACGCTGCTGACGCGCATGCAGCAGGGTACGACGTCGGATGTCGCGCGGATCATCGCCGCCATGGGGGCAGGCTTCCTGCTCGCCGGGTTGCAGATGTTCCATTCGATTCTCGATTCCCTGCTGATCTTCGGAGCCATCCACGCAGGCGCAGACGTGAGTTATCGAGAGTGGATCGACTGGTTCGGATACACGGTGCTGTTCAACATCATCGGTGGCGTCGTGTTGGTCACCGCGCTGCGCCTGGTGCGCACCAAGGAGCTTGTGAAAACAGAACGTCACCGCAATTCCGAGTAG
- a CDS encoding pseudouridine synthase: protein MRRRQQPPLAKRHGLDPARIRMPEDGTWRTVRDFLTATELRIPAHRIDAMFDAGEIVDMTGPIAPDAPYVPGEAVWFHRDLPSETVVPFDISIVHRDDALLVIDKPHFLPTIPRGGHILQTALVRLRLELDLPQLVPAHRLDRVTAGLVLFVVDPTLRGAYQTLFQDRKVHKEYEAIARYDPSLVLPTAVRSRIVTEKGDFTAREVAGEPNAHTTVELLEHRDGLGRYQLTPLTGRTHQLRLHMNSLGVPILGDDLYPTATNRAVDDFTDPLQLLASAIEFTDPISKAIRRFETGLGLQRWISDGRA from the coding sequence GCGAAGCGACACGGCCTGGACCCCGCGCGCATCCGAATGCCCGAGGACGGCACCTGGCGCACCGTCCGTGACTTCCTGACGGCGACCGAGTTACGAATCCCTGCACACCGGATCGACGCCATGTTCGACGCCGGCGAGATCGTCGACATGACAGGCCCCATCGCACCGGATGCACCGTACGTTCCAGGTGAGGCGGTCTGGTTCCACCGCGATCTGCCGTCGGAAACCGTTGTGCCCTTCGATATCTCGATCGTGCACCGCGACGACGCGCTGCTGGTGATCGACAAGCCACACTTTCTTCCGACCATCCCCCGCGGCGGCCACATTCTGCAGACCGCGCTCGTGCGACTGCGTCTCGAACTCGACCTGCCACAACTAGTGCCCGCTCACCGACTCGATCGCGTCACCGCGGGCCTGGTCCTGTTCGTCGTCGATCCGACCCTGCGCGGCGCATATCAAACGCTCTTCCAGGATCGAAAGGTCCACAAGGAGTACGAGGCCATTGCGCGCTACGACCCGTCGCTGGTATTGCCGACCGCCGTTCGCAGCCGAATCGTCACCGAGAAGGGCGACTTCACCGCCCGCGAGGTGGCCGGAGAACCCAACGCGCACACCACCGTCGAACTACTGGAGCATCGAGACGGACTCGGTCGCTATCAACTGACACCGTTGACCGGCCGCACTCATCAACTGCGACTGCACATGAATTCGCTCGGGGTGCCGATCCTCGGCGACGACCTCTACCCGACTGCCACCAACCGGGCCGTCGATGATTTCACCGATCCACTCCAATTGCTCGCCAGTGCAATCGAATTCACGGACCCGATCTCGAAGGCAATCCGACGCTTCGAGACCGGACTGGGCTTGCAGCGTTGGATATCGGATGGCAGGGCGTGA